In the genome of Amia ocellicauda isolate fAmiCal2 chromosome 3, fAmiCal2.hap1, whole genome shotgun sequence, one region contains:
- the LOC136746899 gene encoding fap1 adhesin — MTLRKAKKQNAVSQPKTLGGHSNLDSPLGVKLFVPEGVRGTYYTTGLSQRRHQERPEFDLLDPHCHLLDNEYNSLQDTHLKGFYKNKARLRNVTMHGLLTKEKKVVCSLKEFNEYTDYLKTIKMNWEKSNRQQQKEHVKQFLILQEQKIIPEDVAVTDMKEWLLEQGWSTFWQQGEARRLRCQQSRPRADQPLSRAEQADKMKERQMLQELEVEVRTELRLERHWKKTSVKPGMLKKLREAARRIARNRKVSPAAEEDMQIANSEHQPTPQAQLSDLVNAVHRVYAVEQQQMRQRVTVEELDTIAECVVESVVPEVNTTVLPAMLDREQESEGERVSLTSTECLSNDSLTPHNSASSSSSKECLNEYSTSSQSFLCPPDQLSPTVHDDTVECESSPLPDQQGVSVGSQASSRSAEFPCAQESRPEAVLSDCLILQEVEMETGSCPASALDIIPCEEEAACMDNSGCPGSLSPLSLGHTLVDPICGIVARAADTLLPPPVPSDPRVSAQTPPCHKASSEAILSGTEDIGQIVQGFQSERDAVGESEGTAGFTVQQITVEELDTIAESVVESVVPEVNTAVLSTMLDREQESEGERESLTYTDSFSSGSCNELNRLSSSSSVDSHTSSRSAESSCAQEGRLEAVLSDCSVDIPAKKMDTPWLKQMPEPQADGIQAPLSSAAAGRASLPPDNINTEVRHQPQHPSASSALSSASCSSSSSGVSSVASSLVEDMITELLHRLSTERSAVSRMAEDLVQSVLQNLSENWELSIALEQQGTGREGLRSHSARVRAAVSSAHQQLVQHSGSPDALRRALSCGSEDLRVDITSTVVEQLNVAFLGSGRSQSSQRVTSPVARELQSSSETTLRRASVPVELVRPSSSLPPQSPSVMPSDTEEDEEQLPASLAVTPTAELPTQPGAAGQAGQEEPEDLTAGTTEVPGKHKPSTKERIRLFCCRISKSLSQLRIVRVTPEPPRPKSI; from the exons AATGCTGTTTCCCAGCCTAAAACCCTGGGAGGGCACTCTAATCTTGACTCCCCACTGGGGGTCAAGTTATTTGTGCCAGAAGGCGTCCGTGGCACTTACTACACCACCGGGCTGAGCCAGAGG CGGCATCAGGAGAGGCCAGAGTTTGACCTTTTGGACCCACATTGCCACCTGCTGGACAATGAGTACAATTCTCTGCAGGACACTCACCTCAAAGGGTTCTACAAGAACAAGGCCCGGCTCAGGAATGTGACCATGCATGGCCTCCTCACCAAGGAGAAGAAA GTCGTGTGCTCCTTGAAGGAGTTTAATGAGTACACTGATTACCTGAAGACAATCAAGATGAACTGGGAGAAAAGCAACAGGCAGCAACAG AAGGAGCACGTGAAACAGTTCCTGATCTTGCAGGAGCAGAAGATCATCCCAGAGGACGTGGCGGTCACAGACATGAAGGAGTGGCTGCTGGAACAGGGCTGGAGCACGTTCTGGCAGCAGGGCGAGGCTCGCAGACTCAG GTGCCAGCAGAGCCGGCCTAGGGCAGACCAGCCTCTGAGCAGAGCTGAGCAG GCCGACAAGATGAAGGAGCGTCAGATGCTGCAGGAGCTGGAGGTGGAGGTCCGCACGGAGCTGAGGCTGGAGAGACACTGGAAG AAAACCTCAGTGAAGCCAGGCATGCTGAAGAAACTGCGTGAGGCCGCCCGCAGGATTGCCAGGAACAGAA AGGTTTCCCCAGCTGCTGAGGAAGACATGCAGATTGCCAACTCCGAGCACCAGCCGACCCCACAGGCACAGCTGTCTGACCT AGTCAATGCAGTTCACAGAGTCTATGCAGTGGAGCAACAGCAAATGAGACAGAGA GTCACTGTGGAGGAGCTGGACACCATCGCTGAGTGCGTAGTGGAGAGTGTGGTGCCGGAAGTCAACACTACTGTTTTGCCCGCCATGCTGGACAGGGAGCAGGAGTCGGAGGGGGAACGTGTGTCCCTCACCTCCACAGAGTGTCTCAGCAATGACAGCCTGACCCCTCACAACAGTGCCAGTAGCAGCAGCTCCAAGGAGTGTCTAAACGAGTACAGCACCAGCTCCCAGTCCTTCTTGTGTCCCCCGGACCAGCTGAGCCCCACTGTGCATGATGACACAGTTGAGTGCGAGAGCTCCCCCCTCCCAGACCAGCAGGGCGTGTCAGTGGGCAGCCAGGCTTCGTCCCGCAGTGCAGAGTTCCCCTGTGCCCAGGAGAGCAGGCCGGAGGCAGTGCTGAGTGACTGCCTCATCCTGCAGGAGGTGGAGATGGAGACAGGGAGCTGTCCTGCCTCTGCCCTGGACATCATCCCATGTGAGGAAGAGGCTGCTTGCATGGACAACAGCGGCTGCCCGGGTTCCCTATCCCCTCTGAGTCTGGGGCACACACTTGTggatccgatctgtggcatcgTGGCGAGGGCAGCTGATACCCTGCTGCCTCCCCCAGTGCCATCTGATCCCAGAGTCTCGGCCCAGACCCCCCCCTGCCACAAGGCGTCCTCGGAGGCAATTCTCTCCGGGACTGAGGACATCGGACAGATTGTGCAGGGATTCCAGAGTGAGAGAGACGCTGTGGGGGAGAGTGAGGGGACGGCCGGATTCACAGTACAgcag ATCACTGTGGAGGAACTGGACACCATCGCTGAGAGCGTAGTGGAGAGTGTGGTACCGGAAGTCAACACTGCAGTTTTGTCCACCATGCTGGACAGGGAGCAGGAGTCGGAGGGGGAACGCGAGTCACTCACCTACACGGACTCCTTCAGCAGCGGCAGCTGTAATGAGTTAAATCGCCTGAGCAGCTCCAGCTCAGTggacagccatacttcgtcccgcAGTGCAGAGTCCTCCTGCGCCCAGGAGGGCAGGCTAGAGGCAGTGCTGAGTGACTGCTCTGTGGACATTCCAG CTAAAAAAATGGACACTCCGTGGCTGAAGCAGATGCCTGAGCCTCAGGCTGATGGGATCCAGGCACCCCTGTCCAGTGCTGCAGCAGGGAGGGCCTCCCTGCCTCCCGATAACATAAACACGGAAGTCAGGCACCAGCCTCAGCATCCCTCAGCCTCCTCTGCCTTGTCCTCTGCCTCGTGTTCATCGTCCTCCTCCGGGGTGTCGTCCGTGGCATCTTCTCTGGTGGAGGATATGATTACTGAGCTGCTCCACAGGCTCAGTACCGAGCGCAGCGCTGTCAGTAGGATGGCGGAGGATCTTGTGCAGTCTGTGCTGCAGAACTTGTCAGAGAACTGGGAGCTGAGCATAGCACTGGAGCAGCAGGGTACAGGCAGGGAGGGCCTCCGCTCTCACTCCGCCAGAGTCAGGGCAGCTGTGAGCTCGGCCCACCAGCAACTGGTGCAGCACAGTGGCTCCCCGGACGCCCTGAGGAGGGCGCTGAGCTGCGGGAGTGAAGACCTGAGAGTGGACATCACCAGCACCGTTGTGGAGCAGCTGAACGTGGCCTTCCTGGGCTCGGGCCGCTCCCAGAGCTCCCAGAGGGTGACCAGCCCGGTGGCCAGGGAGCTGCAGTCCAGCTCTGAGACGACGCTCCGCAGGGCATCTGTGCCAGTGGAGCTGGTGAGGCCCAGCTCCAGCCTGCCACCGCAATCCCCCTCCGTCATGCCCAGCGACACCGAAGAGGATGAGGAGCAGCTGCCCGCCAGCCTGGCTGTGACGCCTactgcg GAGCTGCCCACACAGCCAGGAGCCGCAGGCCAGGCCGGACAGGAAGAGCCTGAGGATCTTACAGCAG GAACTACGGAGGTGCCAGGAAAGCACAAACCCTCAACTAAGGAGCGCATTCGTCTCTTTTGCTGCCGGATCTCGAAATCTCTGTCACAGCTGCGCATTGTGAGGGTGACGCCTGAGCCTCCCAGGCCGAAGAGCATCTGA